In a single window of the Dryobates pubescens isolate bDryPub1 chromosome Z, bDryPub1.pri, whole genome shotgun sequence genome:
- the GAS1 gene encoding growth arrest-specific protein 1 gives MVARSPARQAGGDGRRWPRPAAWLWLAATLGAVWPPRSSLVQGRRLICWQAVLQCQGEPECSYAYNQYAEACAPVLLQLPPEGGGGDGTGAAAGSAVSSRRRCPSHCIAALIQLNHTRRGPALEDCDCAQDENCRATKRAIEPCLPRTSSPVPGGGTGGGPGIMGCTEARRRCDWDSRCSQALNRYMTYCGKLFNGLRCTPECRAVIEDMLAVPKAVLLNDCVCDGLERPICESVKENMARLCFGADMGGNGAGSSGGSDGGLEEYYDEDYEEEPSQKGRDDVEDNAGSEPGFPVQGNNAGRPAAAAWVLLVSILLPLLPQL, from the coding sequence ATGGTGGCCCGCTCGCCCGCTCGCCAAGCAGGAGGCGACGGACGCCGCTGGCCGCGGCCAGCCGCCTGGCTGTGGCTGGCGGCGACGCTGGGTGCCGTGTGGCCGCCGCGGAGCTCGCTGGTGCAGGGCCGCCGGCTGATCTGCTGGCAGGCGGTGCTGCAGTGTCAGGGAGAGCCGGAATGCAGCTATGCTTACAACCAGTATGCCGAGGCGTGCGCCccggtgctcctgcagctgccgcCCGAAGGAGGCGGCGGGGACGGAACAGGGGCCGCTGCAGGCTCAGCCGTCTCCTCTAGGCGGCGGTGCCCAAGCCACTGCATCGCGGCCCTCATCCAGCTCAACCACACCCGGCGCGGCCCGGCGCTGGAGGACTGCGACTGCGCGCAGGACGAGAACTGCCGCGCCACCAAGCGTGCCATCGAGCCCTGTCTGCCCCGTACTAGTAGCCCGGTGCCCGGCGGCGGCACTGGCGGCGGCCCCGGCATTATGGGTTGCACGGAGGCGCGGCGGCGTTGCGACTGGGACAGCCGCTGCAGCCAGGCGCTCAACCGCTACATGACCTACTGCGGGAAGCTGTTCAACGGGCTGCGTTGCACGCCGGAGTGCCGCGCCGTCATCGAGGACATGCTGGCCGTGCCGAAGGCCGTGCTGCTCAACGACTGCGTTTGCGACGGGCTGGAGCGGCCCATTTGCGAATCGGTCAAGGAGAACATGGCCCGCCTCTGCTTCGGCGCGGACATGGGCGGCAACGGTGCCGGCAGCAGCGGTGGCTCGGACGGCGGGCTAGAGGAGTACTACGACGAGGACTACGAGGAGGAGCCGAGCCAGAAGGGGAGGGACGACGTGGAGGACAATGCGGGCTCCGAGCCTGGGTTCCCTGTGCAGGGAAATAACGCGGGCCGGCCTGCCGCCGcggcctgggtgctgctggtctCCATCTTGCTCCCGCTGCTGCCGCAGCTGTAG